Proteins found in one Lutimonas zeaxanthinifaciens genomic segment:
- a CDS encoding bifunctional 3-deoxy-7-phosphoheptulonate synthase/chorismate mutase type II, whose amino-acid sequence MENKNFRTWLDEMELSHPLVIAGPCSAESEEQVLEIAHELKDTDATVFRAGVWKPRTRPGSFEGNGAIALPWLKKVKEQTGMMTAVEIANAQHAKLALEFDIDVLWIGARTTVNPFAVQEIADAIAGTDKIVLVKNPINPDLALWIGAIERLHKKGVKNLGAIHRGFSSFRKSNYRNIPSWQIPIDLKSKYPTLPIINDPSHICGNREGIFDVSQTALDLKMDGLIIETHCHPDDAWSDAMQQITPSRLVEIMEDLKVRKPRFEREESLSKLNALRSEINAKDEQLLETLSERMQIVENIGKAKKESNVAVLQNSRWNEILEKVVDQGKNQGLSKIFIERIFKAIHQESIDHQERIIKG is encoded by the coding sequence ATGGAAAACAAAAATTTTAGAACATGGTTGGATGAAATGGAATTGTCTCATCCGCTGGTAATAGCCGGTCCGTGTAGTGCCGAAAGTGAAGAACAAGTGCTTGAAATAGCACATGAATTAAAAGATACCGATGCCACTGTTTTCAGAGCAGGGGTCTGGAAACCAAGAACCCGTCCCGGGTCATTTGAAGGAAATGGGGCCATTGCGCTTCCATGGCTAAAAAAGGTAAAAGAGCAAACGGGAATGATGACTGCAGTGGAAATCGCGAATGCCCAACACGCAAAACTCGCCTTGGAATTTGATATTGACGTATTATGGATCGGGGCCCGAACAACTGTAAATCCTTTTGCCGTTCAGGAGATCGCTGATGCCATCGCCGGTACAGATAAAATCGTACTCGTTAAGAATCCGATAAACCCTGATTTGGCCTTATGGATAGGAGCAATTGAAAGATTGCATAAAAAAGGTGTTAAAAACCTTGGAGCAATTCACAGAGGATTTTCTTCATTTAGAAAATCCAATTACAGAAATATACCAAGCTGGCAGATCCCGATTGACCTGAAAAGTAAATATCCCACTTTGCCGATCATCAATGACCCTTCTCATATCTGTGGAAACAGAGAAGGTATATTTGATGTATCACAAACCGCTCTTGACCTAAAAATGGATGGATTGATCATTGAGACCCATTGCCATCCTGATGACGCCTGGAGTGATGCCATGCAACAAATTACACCTTCGCGTCTCGTAGAAATAATGGAAGATCTGAAGGTTAGAAAACCAAGATTTGAGAGAGAAGAATCTCTTTCTAAATTAAACGCCTTGCGAAGTGAAATAAATGCAAAGGATGAGCAGTTGTTGGAGACCCTGTCAGAAAGAATGCAAATTGTAGAGAATATTGGAAAAGCCAAAAAAGAGAGCAATGTTGCTGTTCTTCAAAATAGCAGATGGAATGAAATTCTTGAAAAGGTTGTAGATCAGGGAAAAAACCAGGGACTTTCTAAAATATTTATTGAAAGAATATTCAAGGCTATCCATCAGGAATCCATTGACCATCAGGAACGCATCATAAAAGGATAA
- a CDS encoding TrmH family RNA methyltransferase has protein sequence MLSKNQIKFIRSLKKKKFRQTNKLFLAEGIKVVEELLASDFELHSLYATSSYKNPHKIKDLTIIEEKELAMISDFTNPNQVFGIFKIPSQKDLPREGLTIVLDGVNDPGNLGTIIRLCDWFGVKELVCSENTVDCYNQKVVQASMGSLTRVSVNYLNILDYLKSEPRTIYGTLLNGENIYMVAPEQNAVLIFGNEANGISEEVKSLIQHKLTIPQFGESKKTESLNVATATAIFLSEFRR, from the coding sequence ATGTTAAGCAAAAATCAGATTAAGTTTATCAGAAGTTTGAAGAAAAAAAAATTTCGACAAACAAATAAGCTGTTTTTGGCAGAAGGCATCAAAGTGGTTGAAGAGTTATTGGCTTCTGATTTTGAGCTTCATAGTCTTTATGCAACTTCATCCTATAAAAACCCCCATAAAATAAAGGATTTAACCATTATTGAGGAAAAAGAACTGGCGATGATCAGCGACTTTACAAATCCCAATCAGGTTTTTGGAATATTTAAAATACCCTCACAGAAGGATCTTCCCAGGGAAGGTTTGACCATAGTACTGGACGGGGTAAATGACCCTGGAAATCTGGGAACAATTATACGGTTGTGTGACTGGTTTGGGGTAAAGGAGCTCGTTTGCTCTGAAAATACGGTAGATTGTTATAATCAAAAAGTTGTTCAGGCCAGCATGGGATCGCTCACAAGAGTTTCTGTAAATTACCTGAATATTCTGGATTATCTTAAATCGGAACCCAGAACGATCTATGGCACATTACTCAACGGAGAAAATATTTACATGGTGGCTCCGGAACAGAACGCGGTACTTATTTTTGGCAATGAGGCAAATGGGATCTCAGAAGAAGTAAAAAGTCTGATACAGCACAAACTAACCATTCCTCAATTTGGCGAATCCAAAAAAACAGAAAGCCTCAATGTGGCTACTGCTACGGCAATTTTTCTGAGTGAATTCAGGCGGTGA
- a CDS encoding prephenate dehydratase, with translation MRIAIQGIKGSFHHIVANKYFGSDIELVECMSFTEIPLLLENDEVDSAVMAIENSIAGAILPNYALIDEYNLSIEGEYFTNIHHHLMALDGQELKDVKEVWSHPMALLQCRKFFRERPEIKLIEEKDTAEVARRIQKENIKGVAAIASKMAADMYGLKVVADDIQTIKNNSTRFFILKKNNDSPYHPSKLGEIKDKASLKFVTKHDAGSLAEILDIFGKHDLNLTKIQSLPIIEKPWNYAFFIDLVIDDFVLYKNALHLISKKVTHLKILGEYHQNNAV, from the coding sequence ATGAGAATAGCAATTCAAGGAATAAAGGGTTCATTTCATCATATTGTGGCCAATAAGTATTTTGGCAGTGATATAGAGCTGGTGGAGTGCATGTCTTTTACTGAAATTCCTTTGTTACTTGAAAACGATGAAGTCGATAGCGCAGTAATGGCTATAGAAAATTCAATCGCAGGTGCTATTCTTCCAAATTATGCCTTGATTGATGAGTACAATTTAAGTATTGAGGGAGAATATTTTACGAATATTCATCATCATTTAATGGCATTGGATGGTCAGGAATTGAAAGATGTTAAAGAAGTCTGGTCGCATCCTATGGCCCTGTTACAATGCCGAAAATTTTTTCGTGAACGTCCGGAAATTAAATTGATCGAGGAAAAAGATACGGCTGAGGTTGCAAGAAGAATACAAAAAGAAAACATTAAAGGGGTTGCGGCTATAGCCAGTAAGATGGCCGCTGATATGTATGGCCTCAAAGTTGTTGCTGACGATATTCAGACCATTAAAAATAATTCGACGCGATTTTTCATCTTAAAAAAGAATAATGACAGTCCGTATCACCCAAGTAAACTTGGTGAAATAAAAGATAAAGCTTCGTTGAAGTTCGTTACAAAGCACGATGCTGGAAGTCTGGCTGAAATTTTGGATATTTTCGGTAAACACGATCTGAATCTTACCAAAATCCAATCTTTGCCAATTATAGAAAAACCTTGGAACTATGCTTTTTTTATCGATCTCGTAATAGATGACTTCGTACTTTATAAAAATGCACTTCATCTGATTTCAAAAAAAGTTACCCATTTAAAAATTCTTGGGGAATACCATCAAAATAATGCCGTATGA
- a CDS encoding pyridoxal phosphate-dependent aminotransferase, with protein MISVANRLNDVKEYYFSIKLKEVRSLIEQGKPIINLGIGSPDLSPPESVTRALYDADIHGYQSYQGLPELRKAMADFYRKYYDVELKFDAEVLPLMGSKEGIMHISMAFLNKGDHVLIPDPGYPTYASVSKLIETVPVKYKLSEENNWWPDFKSLEDLDLSKVKIMWVNYPHMPTGSNGNQALFEALVAFGKKHNILIVNDNPYSFILNDAPRSILSVSGAKDVAIELNSLSKTFNMAGWRVGMVVGQKTFLDSILKVKSNMDSGMYFGIQKGAIAALNISRDWFSEMNEVYKKRRQVVWEICDLLGCTYDKENSGLFVWARIPDNKTSEALTDQILYEHDVFVTPGTVFGNQGQGYIRFSLCLSEDKIREVLARLTKSETL; from the coding sequence ATGATATCTGTTGCAAATAGACTTAATGACGTAAAAGAGTATTACTTCTCAATCAAACTGAAAGAAGTCAGGTCACTAATAGAACAAGGTAAACCTATTATTAATTTAGGAATAGGCAGTCCTGATCTGTCTCCTCCTGAATCCGTTACCCGGGCTCTTTATGACGCTGATATTCATGGATACCAGAGCTACCAGGGACTTCCTGAACTTAGAAAAGCGATGGCTGATTTTTACAGGAAATATTATGACGTTGAATTAAAGTTTGATGCTGAAGTTTTGCCTCTGATGGGATCAAAAGAGGGCATTATGCACATTTCAATGGCTTTTCTGAATAAAGGGGACCATGTCCTTATTCCTGATCCTGGTTACCCTACTTATGCTTCAGTAAGTAAATTGATCGAGACTGTACCTGTCAAGTACAAACTGTCTGAGGAGAATAATTGGTGGCCTGATTTTAAATCCTTGGAAGATCTTGACCTGAGCAAGGTAAAGATCATGTGGGTAAATTACCCGCATATGCCTACCGGCAGCAATGGAAACCAGGCTTTGTTTGAGGCGCTGGTGGCTTTTGGGAAGAAACACAATATTTTAATTGTTAATGACAACCCGTATAGTTTTATCTTAAATGATGCCCCAAGAAGCATTCTTTCAGTCTCCGGGGCTAAAGACGTGGCCATTGAATTGAATTCGTTGAGTAAAACCTTCAACATGGCCGGCTGGAGAGTTGGAATGGTTGTTGGTCAGAAGACTTTTCTGGATTCTATCTTAAAAGTAAAAAGCAACATGGATTCGGGTATGTATTTCGGGATTCAGAAAGGAGCCATAGCCGCCCTGAATATTTCCCGGGACTGGTTTTCAGAGATGAATGAAGTGTATAAGAAAAGAAGACAGGTTGTCTGGGAAATCTGCGATCTACTGGGCTGCACATACGACAAGGAAAATTCAGGGCTGTTTGTTTGGGCACGAATCCCTGACAATAAAACCTCAGAAGCCCTAACGGATCAAATTCTTTATGAGCATGATGTATTTGTTACTCCAGGTACCGTTTTTGGCAATCAGGGACAAGGATATATTCGATTCTCCCTTTGTCTTTCAGAGGATAAGATCAGAGAGGTCCTGGCACGTTTAACTAAATCAGAAACGCTATGA
- a CDS encoding DUF6427 family protein — MIANFFSKTKPINFLLLSILVVIIFIVAVINVNSEPLSLYLFAKNGLFLFFSILTLFILNFIIRKNGLTEDNSLAILFYILMISYFPNIFAHDGLFLSNFILLFAFRRIYSLRSSIETKEKIFDSSFWIGIASLFYIWSILFILIVYAGIVIFRKTDWRNFIIPLIGFITPVFLSYTYLLAFDDLIRFYELWDFELNMDISTYVTQKMMVPLVLIGVFAIAAIYPTTKRSLLAKIDFKSTWSLLLTHILVSLLVVLISPVKDGSEFLFLFFPLSILFANYLQVIERYWIRESIIYIFIIAVFSNFF; from the coding sequence ATGATTGCCAATTTTTTTAGCAAAACGAAGCCAATTAACTTTTTGTTGCTTTCAATATTGGTCGTCATAATTTTTATTGTTGCGGTTATTAATGTCAATTCAGAACCGCTTAGCTTATACCTTTTCGCTAAAAACGGGCTTTTCCTTTTCTTTTCGATCCTAACTTTGTTCATTTTGAATTTTATTATTCGAAAAAATGGATTAACAGAAGACAATTCGCTGGCCATTCTTTTCTATATCTTAATGATCAGCTATTTTCCGAATATCTTTGCGCATGATGGCCTGTTTTTGTCAAATTTCATACTTCTGTTCGCTTTTAGAAGGATTTATAGCCTTAGATCCTCTATTGAGACCAAGGAAAAAATCTTTGACAGTTCATTTTGGATAGGGATTGCAAGTCTGTTTTATATCTGGAGTATTCTTTTCATACTTATCGTTTATGCCGGAATTGTAATATTCAGGAAAACGGATTGGCGGAACTTTATAATTCCTTTAATCGGATTCATTACACCGGTTTTCCTTTCTTATACTTACCTGCTTGCTTTTGATGATCTTATACGTTTTTATGAATTATGGGATTTTGAGTTAAATATGGATATTTCAACCTATGTAACTCAAAAAATGATGGTTCCTTTAGTGTTGATAGGTGTTTTCGCAATTGCCGCAATTTATCCCACCACCAAAAGATCTTTACTGGCAAAGATTGATTTCAAATCAACCTGGTCCTTACTTTTAACCCATATTTTGGTTTCGCTTTTGGTCGTCTTAATTTCTCCTGTAAAAGACGGATCTGAATTTCTTTTTCTATTTTTCCCGTTAAGTATTTTGTTCGCTAATTATTTGCAGGTTATTGAAAGGTACTGGATCAGGGAATCAATCATCTATATATTTATCATTGCAGTATTCAGCAACTTTTTTTGA
- the gldA gene encoding gliding motility-associated ABC transporter ATP-binding subunit GldA, which translates to MSIEVDSVVKQYGAQKALNSVSFKIKTGEIVGFLGPNGAGKSTMMKIITTYVEPSKGSVFVNGFSTENQGLHVKKSVGYLPEHNPLYLDFYVKEYLKFHADIHGVGKERIKEVIDQVGLIDIKGKKIGQLSKGYRQRVGLAAALLHDPEVLILDEPTTGLDPNQLRDIRDLIKKIGKSKTILLSTHIMQEVEAMCDRVIIINKGNIVADEKLDDLLTGQFQTIQIEFDKKVDEEIIKKLPYLKQISNLEGNVWSLGFETEEDMRAKVFDFTVHNGFRALQLNQRVTSLEALFQNLTN; encoded by the coding sequence ATGTCAATAGAAGTTGACTCTGTAGTCAAACAATATGGAGCTCAAAAGGCGCTGAACTCTGTAAGTTTTAAGATAAAAACAGGAGAGATAGTAGGATTCCTTGGACCGAACGGTGCAGGAAAATCGACTATGATGAAAATTATTACGACCTATGTGGAGCCAAGTAAAGGATCTGTCTTTGTCAATGGATTTAGTACAGAAAATCAAGGGCTTCATGTTAAAAAGTCGGTCGGTTACCTCCCGGAACACAATCCGTTGTATCTTGATTTTTATGTTAAGGAGTACCTTAAATTTCATGCTGATATCCACGGAGTAGGCAAAGAAAGAATCAAAGAGGTTATTGATCAGGTGGGCTTGATCGATATAAAGGGCAAAAAGATTGGGCAATTATCAAAAGGATACCGACAGCGAGTAGGATTAGCAGCAGCATTACTGCACGACCCAGAAGTTTTGATTCTTGACGAACCCACAACAGGACTGGATCCAAACCAATTGAGAGACATTAGAGATTTGATAAAAAAAATAGGAAAATCCAAAACCATTCTTTTGTCTACACATATTATGCAGGAGGTAGAAGCCATGTGTGACCGAGTGATTATCATTAATAAAGGCAATATTGTGGCTGATGAAAAACTTGATGACCTGCTGACCGGGCAATTTCAGACCATTCAGATCGAATTTGACAAAAAGGTTGATGAAGAAATCATCAAAAAACTCCCTTATCTCAAACAGATCTCTAATTTGGAAGGGAACGTCTGGAGTTTGGGCTTTGAAACAGAAGAAGACATGAGGGCAAAAGTATTTGATTTTACTGTTCATAACGGATTCAGAGCTTTGCAATTAAATCAACGAGTAACAAGTTTGGAGGCACTATTCCAAAATTTAACAAATTAA
- the kdsA gene encoding 3-deoxy-8-phosphooctulonate synthase, giving the protein MKLSSLPKLNHVSSGNFFLLAGPCAIEGEEMAMQIAEKVLKITDKLEIPYVFKGSFKKANRSRIDSFTGIGDEKALKILSKVGKEFDIPVVTDIHDVTDAEKAAAYVDVLQIPAFLVRQTDLVVAAAKTNKVVNLKKGQFMSAEAMKHAVQKVKDSGNDKAWITDRGTMFGYQEMIVDFRGVPVMQQYAPTILDVTHSLQQPNQSSGVTGGKPELIETIARAGIAVGVDGIFLETHHDPGVAKSDGANMLKLDYLEDLLNKLVAIRKTINQF; this is encoded by the coding sequence ATGAAATTATCTTCATTACCTAAATTAAACCATGTTAGCAGCGGAAACTTTTTTCTACTGGCGGGCCCATGCGCCATTGAAGGAGAAGAAATGGCCATGCAGATAGCAGAAAAAGTTCTGAAAATTACAGATAAGCTGGAGATCCCTTATGTGTTTAAAGGCAGTTTTAAAAAGGCAAACAGGTCAAGGATTGACAGTTTTACAGGTATTGGAGATGAAAAGGCATTAAAGATCCTTTCAAAAGTGGGCAAAGAATTTGATATTCCGGTGGTAACGGATATTCATGACGTTACAGATGCGGAAAAAGCAGCAGCCTATGTTGATGTTCTTCAGATTCCGGCCTTTTTGGTTAGGCAAACAGATCTCGTTGTTGCCGCTGCAAAGACCAATAAGGTTGTCAATTTGAAAAAAGGACAGTTTATGAGTGCGGAAGCGATGAAACATGCCGTTCAAAAGGTAAAAGATTCCGGGAACGATAAGGCATGGATTACAGACCGTGGTACCATGTTTGGATATCAGGAAATGATCGTCGATTTCAGGGGTGTTCCTGTTATGCAGCAATATGCCCCGACCATTTTGGACGTCACACACTCTCTTCAGCAACCCAATCAAAGCAGCGGGGTAACAGGAGGTAAGCCTGAATTGATTGAAACCATTGCACGGGCCGGAATTGCCGTTGGTGTTGATGGTATTTTTCTTGAAACACATCATGATCCTGGGGTTGCTAAATCGGATGGGGCCAATATGCTGAAATTAGATTACCTGGAAGACCTGTTGAATAAGCTGGTTGCCATTAGAAAGACGATCAATCAATTTTAA
- a CDS encoding porin: MKKYFYLAFFFMVAFGYSQEKEANDTKDFYLKKGKGFEFHFDQDKYMFYIDFRGQFRASYPHQNFPTNEDDFSDDDINMGISRARIKFGGYVGKPEYNFYLEQDIRGGNLLDFRAQIEKLPYLKFRVGQWKARYSRERVISSGKQTGLERSLINRIFTIDRQQGFSLYGNLDGGGAANFNYWAEILTGSGRGGAVGDDENLMYMMRLQWNPNGKELGFSGSDLKFHEKFVGSVAIAGVTNTSKYTRFSTSGGGQLYGYEPGVDGQYKVDQFLFETAFKYRGLSFDQELHFKNIDDRVNLEETLLIGNYFQVGYFFHYLFDKFPKPLEVFARQAFFDPDTDISNDLNYEYTFGLNWFFKGHKNKLTVDYSYLKFNQFDIEDNIDHMVRIQWDVSIF, encoded by the coding sequence ATGAAAAAGTATTTTTATTTAGCGTTTTTTTTTATGGTTGCTTTCGGCTATTCTCAGGAAAAGGAGGCCAATGATACCAAAGATTTTTACTTAAAAAAAGGTAAAGGTTTTGAGTTCCATTTTGATCAGGATAAGTATATGTTTTATATTGATTTTCGGGGTCAGTTCAGAGCCTCTTATCCACACCAGAACTTTCCGACCAATGAGGATGATTTTAGCGATGATGATATCAATATGGGTATCAGCAGGGCCAGGATCAAATTTGGGGGCTATGTGGGTAAACCTGAATATAACTTTTATCTGGAACAAGATATTCGAGGAGGAAACCTTCTGGATTTCAGGGCTCAGATCGAAAAATTACCTTACTTAAAATTCAGAGTTGGACAATGGAAGGCAAGGTATTCAAGAGAAAGGGTAATTTCTTCAGGAAAGCAAACGGGTCTTGAACGATCTTTGATCAACAGGATTTTTACAATTGACAGACAGCAGGGATTTTCACTATATGGTAACCTTGATGGTGGAGGCGCGGCAAATTTTAATTATTGGGCAGAAATTCTTACCGGAAGTGGTCGAGGAGGCGCTGTAGGAGACGATGAAAATCTTATGTATATGATGAGGCTTCAATGGAATCCGAATGGAAAAGAACTGGGCTTCTCGGGTTCTGATTTAAAATTCCACGAAAAGTTTGTCGGTTCGGTAGCTATTGCCGGGGTAACCAATACGTCTAAATACACCCGATTCTCGACAAGCGGAGGTGGACAACTCTATGGTTATGAACCGGGAGTAGACGGACAATACAAAGTTGATCAGTTTCTTTTTGAAACAGCTTTTAAATACAGAGGATTGAGCTTTGATCAAGAATTACATTTCAAAAATATAGATGACAGGGTCAATCTCGAGGAGACACTTTTGATAGGAAATTATTTTCAGGTAGGGTATTTCTTTCATTATCTTTTTGATAAATTTCCCAAACCCCTTGAGGTTTTCGCACGGCAGGCCTTTTTTGATCCTGATACAGATATTTCGAATGATTTGAATTATGAATATACTTTCGGATTGAACTGGTTTTTCAAAGGCCATAAGAATAAATTGACCGTTGATTATTCATATCTTAAATTCAATCAATTTGATATTGAAGATAATATAGATCACATGGTTCGAATTCAATGGGATGTTTCGATTTTCTAG
- the upp gene encoding uracil phosphoribosyltransferase gives MTIHNLDSNNSVLNHFISEIRDVKIQQDSMRFRRNIERIGEILSYEMSKSLSYGNKEVVTPLGTKNISILRDKLVLCSVLRAGLPLHQGILNYFDHIENAFISAYRKHSSPEKFEIKVEYLASPSLDGKTLILADPMLATGSSLLAVYETLKSLGKINQIHLVSVIAAQEGIDFIQSHFPENTELWVATVDQKLNSKGYIVPGLGDAGDLAFGNKL, from the coding sequence ATGACCATTCATAATTTAGACAGTAATAATTCCGTTTTGAATCATTTTATTAGCGAAATAAGAGACGTGAAGATTCAGCAGGACTCGATGCGCTTTAGAAGAAATATTGAGAGAATTGGAGAAATTCTTTCCTACGAAATGAGTAAATCGCTGTCTTACGGGAACAAGGAGGTGGTCACCCCCCTGGGAACAAAGAATATATCCATTTTAAGAGATAAACTTGTACTCTGTTCAGTTCTCCGAGCCGGATTACCACTTCATCAGGGAATCTTAAATTACTTCGATCATATTGAAAACGCTTTTATTTCGGCCTACAGAAAACATAGCAGTCCTGAGAAATTTGAAATAAAAGTCGAGTATCTGGCCTCACCTTCTCTGGATGGAAAAACCCTCATACTGGCTGATCCCATGTTAGCGACCGGTAGCTCCTTGCTGGCAGTTTATGAAACTTTAAAAAGTCTTGGAAAAATTAATCAGATCCATTTGGTTTCAGTTATTGCAGCTCAGGAGGGTATCGATTTTATTCAAAGCCATTTTCCCGAAAACACAGAGCTTTGGGTTGCAACTGTCGATCAAAAACTCAATTCAAAAGGTTATATTGTTCCCGGACTGGGTGATGCTGGTGATTTGGCTTTTGGAAACAAGCTCTGA
- the trmB gene encoding tRNA (guanosine(46)-N7)-methyltransferase TrmB — protein sequence MGSKNKLKRFKENESFKNVIQPSREEVLKGLSLRGEWHSFFENNNPIILELGCGKGEYSVSLAEKYPDKNFIGVDIKGARFWRGAKTAIEGNLSNVAFLRTQIELIDSCFGEDEISEIWITFPDPQIKYKRTKHRLITRPFLEKYQYILGNDGILHLKTDSEFLHGYLLGLLHEGNHEVLYAHHDIYNSSSPPQEATAIQTFYEKQYLEIGKSITYTKFRIKY from the coding sequence TTGGGAAGCAAAAACAAACTAAAACGGTTCAAAGAAAACGAATCTTTTAAAAATGTCATTCAACCAAGTCGTGAAGAGGTTCTTAAAGGACTTTCACTAAGGGGGGAATGGCATTCATTTTTTGAGAATAATAATCCTATTATTCTCGAATTAGGTTGTGGAAAAGGAGAATATTCGGTTTCTCTTGCAGAAAAATATCCGGATAAAAATTTTATCGGTGTTGATATTAAAGGAGCACGGTTTTGGAGAGGTGCCAAAACGGCCATTGAAGGTAATCTCAGTAATGTGGCATTTTTAAGAACCCAAATTGAATTGATCGATTCCTGTTTTGGGGAAGATGAAATCTCCGAGATTTGGATTACTTTTCCGGATCCTCAAATTAAATATAAGAGAACCAAACACCGGTTGATTACCAGGCCCTTCCTCGAAAAATACCAATATATTCTGGGAAATGATGGGATTTTGCACCTGAAGACAGATAGTGAATTTCTTCATGGTTATCTGTTGGGATTATTGCACGAGGGAAATCATGAAGTCCTTTATGCACATCATGATATTTACAATAGCTCCAGTCCTCCTCAGGAAGCAACAGCCATTCAGACCTTTTATGAAAAACAGTATCTGGAGATAGGTAAATCCATTACCTACACTAAATTCAGAATTAAATATTAA
- a CDS encoding DUF6341 family protein, protein MISNNFFRALGNFFTEVLFYPYEAIRSIDGWWMSNLFNMVLFAITSGLFIYWLGQLRKYRKANAD, encoded by the coding sequence ATGATTTCAAATAATTTTTTCAGAGCCCTTGGAAATTTCTTTACAGAGGTATTATTCTACCCGTATGAAGCAATCAGGTCAATAGATGGATGGTGGATGTCAAATTTGTTCAACATGGTTCTTTTTGCAATAACTTCTGGCTTGTTCATTTACTGGCTGGGTCAGCTTCGAAAGTATAGAAAAGCTAACGCCGACTAA
- a CDS encoding prephenate dehydrogenase, which yields MNKVAVIGLGLIGGSLALELKKTTWATIYGIDKNKNHIREALDLGIIFEEINFDKIHEMDVVIISVPVNVIPEIAVKVLDLIDEKALVFDVGSTKAEVCDSVRKHPKRRNFVALHPIAGTEFSGPQAAIYDLFTDKVNIICEKELSSPEKIEQTVALFEKLKMKNVFMESAVQHDIHIAYVSHLSHISSFMLGKTVLEIEKDEKNIFNMAGSGFASTVRLAKSNPETWTPIFMQNRDNLLKSLEEYIKNLNKFKDILTRKSAEDVLKIMEDTNRIKDVLAGIKQQ from the coding sequence ATGAATAAAGTCGCAGTTATCGGTTTAGGTCTCATAGGAGGTTCCCTTGCTCTCGAGTTAAAGAAAACAACCTGGGCCACAATCTACGGTATTGATAAGAATAAAAACCATATCAGGGAGGCCCTTGATTTGGGAATAATATTTGAAGAAATTAATTTTGACAAGATTCATGAAATGGATGTTGTCATCATTTCGGTCCCTGTCAATGTTATTCCGGAAATCGCGGTAAAAGTTCTTGATCTTATTGATGAGAAAGCCCTGGTTTTTGATGTGGGCTCAACAAAAGCTGAGGTGTGTGATTCGGTTAGGAAACATCCTAAAAGGAGGAACTTTGTTGCCCTGCATCCCATTGCTGGTACTGAATTCTCAGGGCCTCAGGCGGCCATTTATGACCTTTTTACAGACAAAGTGAATATTATTTGTGAAAAGGAATTAAGCAGCCCTGAAAAAATTGAGCAGACAGTGGCGCTTTTCGAAAAACTAAAAATGAAAAATGTCTTTATGGAATCCGCTGTTCAACATGACATTCATATCGCATATGTTTCACACTTATCTCATATAAGCTCTTTTATGCTTGGAAAAACAGTGCTGGAGATCGAGAAAGACGAAAAAAACATTTTTAATATGGCCGGAAGTGGTTTTGCATCAACTGTAAGGCTGGCCAAAAGTAATCCTGAGACGTGGACACCCATTTTTATGCAGAACAGGGATAACTTGCTCAAATCACTTGAAGAATACATAAAGAACTTGAATAAATTTAAAGATATTTTAACTAGAAAATCAGCTGAAGACGTTTTAAAGATCATGGAAGATACGAACAGAATCAAAGACGTATTAGCGGGAATTAAACAACAATGA